The following are encoded in a window of Spea bombifrons isolate aSpeBom1 chromosome 2, aSpeBom1.2.pri, whole genome shotgun sequence genomic DNA:
- the RBM15 gene encoding RNA-binding protein 15, whose amino-acid sequence MKGKERSPAKAKRSRGSEEQPRERGGKKLSSASGSNGSGSAVKASESSGGRRGLHLDKGLSASREYDPPGRAQGLHSYGSPGASSGSGSSKGTDSRGGGTAGRVIEGRGESEYKSLRISELGSTLSDEAVEDGLFHEFKKFGDVSVKISRVGDERVALVNFRRAEDARAAKHARGRLVLYDRPLKIEAVYLNAVGSNRRRSRSPGVKDSYAALPAAVAAQRHPPGQRGLSPGGLGYRDYRLQQLALGRLPPPPPPPPPLPRDLERDRDYSFYESRVRPTYPLETRLSFREEDISPEDDRRANRTLFLGNLDITITESELRRAFERFGTITEIDIKRATRGQTSTYGFVKFENLDMAHRAKVAMSGKVILRNVIKIGYGKATPTNRLWVGGLGPWAPMASLAREFDRFGTIRYIDYRKGDSWAYIQYESLDAAQAACAQMRGFPLGGEHRKLRVDFADTEVRYQHQYLQPLPLPHYDLVGDTFGHRAPDPLRARDRTPPVLYRDRERELYTEAEWVAPSVRDRNRVAYDPLETIDRRAEGWSAERERDRDIVNREQPRKRRLMDESRHIERSPESDRSRKRRCTSPERSPEGIGGRDSRYGDADRTTNRTDRPSPSREWRGSLERGQGDRRDRKSSVERERKYRTMETKSPLKKDERPEPANKVKSPVKQDGPPKLCLAWQGMLLLKNSNFPSNMHLLQGDLGVASSLLVEGASGGKVAQLKITQRLRLDQPKLDEVTRRIKVAGPSGYAILLAVPGSSDSSSLGDQTSSAQRPLRNLVSYLKQKQAAGVISLPVGGNKDKDHTGVLHAFPPCEFSQQFLDSTARTLVKSEDDYLVMVIVRGAS is encoded by the coding sequence ATGAAAGGAAAAGAACGGTCTCCCGCTAAAGCCAAGCGGTCACGCGGATCGGAGGAACAACCTCGGGAGCGTGGCGGAAAGAAACTGAGCTCGGCTAGCGGCAGTAATGGAAGCGGTTCGGCAGTCAAGGCCTCCGAGAGTAGTGGAGGTCGCCGCGGCCTGCATCTAGATAAGGGACTTTCCGCAAGCCGTGAGTACGATCCACCCGGGAGGGCCCAAGGGCTTCATAGTTACGGATCCCCGGGTGCCAGCAGCGGTAGTGGCAGCAGTAAAGGCACGGACAGCCGTGGAGGCGGCACGGCTGGGAGAGTAATCGAGGGCCGCGGAGAATCGGAGTACAAGTCGCTGCGTATTAGTGAGTTGGGCTCTACTCTGAGCGACGAGGCGGTGGAGGATGGTCTCTTCCATGAGTTCAAGAAGTTCGGGGACGTCAGTGTTAAGATCTCCCGCGTGGGGGACGAGCGTGTGGCCCTTGTAAACTTCAGGCGTGCGGAAGACGCTAGAGCCGCCAAACACGCCAGAGGGAGGCTTGTGCTATACGACAGGCCGCTAAAGATTGAAGCGGTTTACCTTAATGCTGTAGGTAGCAACCGGCGGCGTAGCCGGTCGCCCGGAGTCAAAGACTCGTATGccgctcttcctgcagcagtaGCGGCTCAAAGACATCCGCCCGGACAACGCGGCCTATCCCCCGGCGGACTGGGTTACAGAGACTACCGGCTGCAGCAGCTTGCATTGGGAcgtcttcctcctcctccacctccGCCTCCTCCATTACCTAGAGATCTGGAAAGGGATCGGGACTACAGCTTTTACGAGAGTCGGGTTCGGCCTACATACCCCCTAGAAACCCGTTTGAGCTTTAGAGAGGAGGATATCTCACCCGAGGATGACAGAAGGGCCAACCGAACTTTGTTCTTGGGTAATCTGGATATTACTATAACTGAGAGTGAACTGCGCAGAGCTTTTGAACGCTTTGGGACTATTACTGAAATAGACATCAAGCGTGCCACGAGAGGCCAAACTTCAACGTATGGGTTTGTTAAATTTGAAAACTTGGACATGGCTCATAGGGCCAAAGTTGCCATGTCAGGCAAAGTTATTCTCCGAAATGTCATAAAGATTGGCTATGGTAAAGCAACTCCAACAAACCGCTTGTGGGTTGGGGGACTGGGGCCTTGGGCACCGATGGCATCTTTAGCAAGGGAATTTGATAGGTTTGGCACCATCAGATATATTGACTACCGCAAAGGGGATAGTTGGGCTTATATACAGTATGAAAGCTTGGATGCTGCTCAAGCTGCTTGTGCCCAGATGAGAGGCTTTCCTTTAGGGGGAGAGCACCGAAAGCTTCGTGTAGACTTTGCAGACACAGAAGTCCGTTATCAGCACCAATACTTACAGCCGTTACCGCTGCCTCATTATGATCTGGTTGGTGATACTTTTGGGCATAGAGCTCCAGATCCCTTAAGAGCCAGAGATCGGACGCCACCTGTTTTATATAGGGATAGAGAAAGAGAGCTATATACAGAGGCTGAGTGGGTTGCACCATCTGTCAGAGATCGTAACAGAGTTGCTTATGATCCTTTGGAAACAATTGATCGGCGGGCTGAAGGTTGGTCTGCAGAGAGGGAGCGTGACAGAGATATTGTAAACAGAGAGCAACCCAGAAAAAGGAGGCTAATGGATGAAAGTCGTCACATCGAAAGGTCTCCGGAAAGTGACCGCTCTAGGAAAAGACGCTGTACTAGTCCAGAGCGTAGTCCGGAAGGCATTGGGGGGCGTGATAGCCGGTATGGTGACGCCGATCGTACCACTAATCGAACTGATCGACCTTCTCCTTCCCGAGAATGGAGAGGCAGCCTTGAACGAGGTCAAGGAGATAGACGTGATAGAAAGAGTTCTGTTGAAAGAGAAAGGAAGTACCGAACTATGGAAACTAAaagtcctttaaaaaaagatgaGCGTCCTGAGCCTGCCAACAAAGTGAAATCTCCAGTAAAGCAAGATGGTCCACCAAAACTATGTTTGGCCTGGCAAGGCATGCTACTATTGAAAAACAGTAACTTCCCATCCAATATGCATCTACTACAGGGGGATCTTGGCGTTGCTTCCAGTCTGCTTGTTGAAGGAGCTTCAGGTGGAAAAGTTGCACAGCTAAAAATCACCCAGCGCTTGCGCCTTGACCAGCCGAAGTTGGATGAGGTTACTCGGCGCATCAAAGTGGCAGGGCCTAGTGGCTATGCTATCCTTCTTGCAGTTCCTGGTTCTTCGGATAGTAGTTCCCTTGGAGATCAAACCAGCTCAGCTCAGCGACCACTAAGAAACCTTGTCTCTTATTTAAAGCAAAAGCAGGCAGCTGGGGTCATTAGCCTCCCCGTAGGGGGCAATAAAGACAAAGATCACACAGGAGTCCTCCATGCTTTCCCACCATGTGAATTTTCACAGCAGTTCTTGGATTCAACAGCAAGAACTCTAGTCAAATCAGAAGACGACTACCTTGTTATGGTTATAGTACGAGGGGCATCCTAA